From Paenibacillus sp. GP183, one genomic window encodes:
- a CDS encoding polysaccharide deacetylase family protein: MYHHIDDQGQGGDTISSSLFKQDLEYLKNEGFSFISYQQFKKFLAGSPIPDNAVLVTFDDGYESYYKQAYPILKSMSVPSIQFVITNELNNPKGGITPYLSREEILSMTQDGELVEMQSHTDKLHRKQNDNAYLTNRLLINGKEETNKEFKQRVISDLQNSVSMLKPLQSYPVDSLAYPYGIYSESAIDFVKQAGNIRYAYTVQPGIADRSSDPYLIPRINAGSPWITPSNLVHRIKIQKKRFNEPLDSLPVRSVMEQVGGSVEARDHGKQLILYFAHQKWNLSSNVAINQDDGQTINLSHGIINKSGVSHISYSDLQMIFGTKILYDKKKKRFYPDPTMSQE, encoded by the coding sequence ATGTACCACCACATCGACGACCAGGGCCAGGGCGGGGATACCATTTCCTCGTCTCTTTTCAAACAAGACCTGGAGTATCTAAAAAATGAAGGTTTCTCATTCATCTCCTACCAACAATTTAAAAAGTTCCTTGCTGGCAGTCCTATTCCAGACAATGCGGTTCTGGTTACTTTTGATGATGGCTATGAAAGCTATTATAAACAGGCATATCCCATTCTCAAATCAATGTCTGTCCCATCTATCCAGTTTGTGATCACGAATGAATTAAACAATCCCAAAGGTGGAATAACGCCTTACCTATCTCGCGAAGAAATTCTCAGCATGACTCAAGATGGAGAATTAGTCGAGATGCAGTCTCACACAGACAAGCTTCACCGCAAACAAAACGATAATGCTTATCTTACCAATCGGCTGCTCATCAATGGGAAGGAAGAAACAAATAAGGAATTCAAGCAGCGTGTAATTTCCGATCTTCAAAACTCTGTTTCCATGCTTAAACCCCTACAATCGTACCCAGTAGATTCCTTGGCTTATCCATATGGGATATACAGTGAATCGGCGATTGATTTTGTGAAACAAGCAGGCAACATTCGATATGCTTATACCGTCCAGCCCGGCATTGCCGATCGCAGTAGTGATCCTTATCTAATCCCGAGAATCAATGCGGGGAGCCCTTGGATTACTCCAAGCAATCTGGTTCATAGAATCAAAATCCAGAAAAAACGATTTAATGAACCGCTGGATTCGCTTCCTGTCCGCAGTGTTATGGAGCAAGTAGGAGGATCTGTTGAGGCGCGTGATCATGGAAAACAGCTTATCTTATATTTTGCTCATCAAAAATGGAATCTATCCTCCAATGTCGCCATTAACCAGGACGACGGCCAAACCATAAATCTCTCCCATGGCATTATAAACAAATCCGGTGTTTCCCATATTTCATATTCAGATCTGCAGATGATATTCGGTACTAAGATCCTTTATGATAAAAAGAAGAAACGATTTTACCCTGATCCCACCATGTCCCAGGAATAA
- the mnmH gene encoding tRNA 2-selenouridine(34) synthase MnmH: MFQDITLEELMDLKQKKELITIDVRSPSEFKDASIPGSVNIPLFDDNERAEIGTLYKQVNVQAAMDRGLEIVSAKLPAFISTFREIKEQKAVFCWRGGMRSKTTATVLSLMGIRVYRLIGGVRVYRKWVVDAIDQMELPDKAYVLNGNTGSGKTDIIRRLKKLGYPVLDLEGMANHRGSIFGQIGLEANNQKTFESLLVQDVRKYKDSPFLLLEAESKRVGKVVLPEVINHYKEKGTQLVIDLPMPERIKCIMEDYRPHENKEECIHAFTGIKKRIHTPIAQEIETHLMSDRFEEAVQLLLEHYYDPRYEHATHQYNPDQIRVKAQTIDEAVDEIANFLKNHDQ; this comes from the coding sequence TTGTTTCAAGATATTACCTTAGAGGAATTAATGGATCTGAAGCAAAAAAAAGAGCTGATCACCATCGATGTGCGCTCTCCATCCGAGTTTAAGGATGCTTCCATTCCGGGAAGCGTGAATATTCCTCTTTTCGATGATAACGAACGTGCCGAAATTGGGACTTTATATAAACAGGTGAATGTTCAAGCAGCGATGGATCGAGGGCTTGAGATCGTTTCAGCCAAACTGCCTGCATTTATCAGTACTTTCAGGGAGATCAAAGAGCAAAAAGCCGTATTTTGTTGGCGAGGCGGAATGCGAAGTAAAACCACGGCTACCGTTCTATCCCTAATGGGGATTCGTGTGTACAGATTAATTGGCGGAGTTAGAGTCTATCGAAAATGGGTTGTAGACGCGATTGACCAAATGGAACTCCCGGACAAAGCTTACGTGCTCAATGGAAATACGGGCTCCGGAAAGACGGATATTATTCGCCGCCTTAAGAAGCTGGGTTACCCTGTTCTGGATCTGGAGGGCATGGCCAATCACAGAGGTTCCATATTTGGACAGATTGGACTGGAAGCGAATAATCAAAAAACGTTTGAATCTCTGCTGGTGCAGGATGTGCGGAAGTATAAGGATTCACCCTTTCTGTTGTTGGAAGCGGAAAGCAAACGAGTAGGTAAAGTGGTTTTGCCTGAGGTTATCAATCATTACAAAGAAAAAGGCACACAGCTCGTTATCGATCTGCCTATGCCCGAAAGAATTAAATGCATCATGGAAGATTACCGTCCTCACGAAAATAAAGAGGAATGTATTCATGCGTTTACAGGAATAAAAAAACGTATTCATACACCCATTGCTCAGGAGATTGAGACCCATTTGATGTCAGACCGTTTTGAGGAAGCTGTTCAGCTGTTGCTGGAGCATTACTATGATCCACGCTATGAGCATGCGACTCATCAATATAATCCTGATCAAATACGGGTTAAGGCTCAAACCATCGATGAAGCAGTCGATGAGATTGCGAATTTTTTAAAGAATCATGATCAATAA
- the selD gene encoding selenide, water dikinase SelD — MTQAEKVKLTAYSTKGGCGCKIGPADLRQVIANLPLAEPNPNLLVGLDTSDDAGVYKLNDDLAIVQTVDFFTPIVDDPYSFGQIAAANALSDIYAMGGKPLTVLNIVAFPIQKLDKQVLSDILRGAGDKVKEAGATLVGGHSIDDNEPKFGLAVTGLIHPEKVRTNAGAKPGDKLILTKPIGVGILTTSIKKDQLNEEEVARVTQVMSTLNKTAAEIMEPYEVHACTDITGFGLMGHASEMAKGSGAGINIVKDMVPVLPRVRKLAEEGFVPGGTKNNFAYLQDSIIFPETMDQIDQWILCDAVTSGGLLISVSPEQAEDLHNKLIQAGVEASLIGEVTSDHAGQIVVI, encoded by the coding sequence ATGACCCAAGCCGAAAAAGTGAAATTAACGGCCTATTCGACAAAAGGAGGCTGCGGCTGCAAGATTGGTCCGGCTGACTTGAGACAAGTGATTGCAAACCTGCCGCTTGCAGAGCCTAATCCTAACTTGCTCGTTGGGCTGGATACCAGCGACGATGCCGGTGTCTACAAGCTTAATGATGATCTAGCCATTGTGCAAACGGTCGATTTTTTCACTCCTATTGTGGATGACCCCTACTCGTTTGGGCAAATCGCTGCGGCGAATGCGCTCAGTGATATTTATGCAATGGGCGGTAAGCCTCTCACTGTGCTGAATATTGTTGCCTTTCCTATTCAAAAATTGGACAAGCAGGTTCTCTCCGATATTTTGCGCGGGGCTGGAGACAAAGTGAAGGAAGCCGGAGCCACCTTGGTTGGCGGGCATTCCATTGATGATAACGAGCCCAAATTCGGGCTTGCCGTAACGGGATTGATTCATCCGGAAAAGGTGCGTACGAACGCTGGGGCCAAACCGGGAGACAAGCTGATTCTGACTAAACCGATTGGCGTCGGCATTCTCACCACTTCGATTAAGAAGGATCAATTGAATGAGGAGGAAGTGGCTCGAGTCACTCAGGTCATGTCCACGTTGAACAAGACAGCGGCTGAAATTATGGAGCCCTATGAGGTCCATGCCTGCACGGATATCACGGGTTTTGGACTCATGGGACATGCATCTGAAATGGCAAAAGGCAGCGGCGCCGGAATAAACATCGTGAAGGACATGGTTCCTGTATTGCCCCGTGTTCGTAAGCTTGCGGAAGAAGGCTTCGTCCCAGGCGGCACGAAAAATAACTTTGCTTATTTACAGGATTCCATTATATTCCCCGAAACGATGGATCAAATTGATCAGTGGATTCTGTGCGATGCCGTAACCTCCGGAGGACTGCTGATCTCAGTATCGCCCGAGCAAGCTGAAGACTTACACAATAAGCTGATTCAAGCCGGGGTTGAAGCCAGCTTGATCGGTGAAGTTACATCCGATCATGCGGGACAAATTGTCGTCATTTAA